TTAAAAAATTTGTTTTATTCTTATTGTAAAAGCTTTCATTTTTCGTTATAATTAAAATGCATGTATAGACAAGTTAGGAGGAAAATCATGAGTTATATTCATATTACAATAGGTGAACATTGGACAATCAATTGGCCAGAAAATTCTACAGAAACTTTATCGGATACTATAGACGGACGGGCACTTTATTTAAAGGAAACTATAAATAACAACCCAACGATTGAAGGAGGAACAATTGATCAAGAAATAATTTTTGAACAAGATGGGCAAACTTTTGAATTAGCACAATATTTAACTGAAGAAACCAATCGCCCTTTTGTTTGCGGTCAACCAGAAGAATTTGAAACTAAAGCAGCTCAAATTCCTTGGAATGTAGTTTATTATGGCTATACGCCAGGTAAGAATGAATACGCTAAAGAGACATTATTAACGCTTGGAAATGGTTTTTTAGGATTACGAGGTACAACTCCAGAAATGGAAATTAGCGATGCAAATTATCCAGCACTTTACTTAGCTGGACTTTATAATAAAGTTGGCTCACAAGTAGCTGATAAAACTATTTATAACGAAGACTTCGTTAATGCGCCAAACTTACAAAAGATGTACTTAATTATCGATGGAAAGCGTATCGATATCGAGCATGATCAAGTTTTATATATGAAACGTCAACTTAATTTAAAGACTGGTTTATTTACTGCTTGGACTACTCTAAGTTTATCAGATGGAAAAGAAATTGCTATTCAAACAAAAAAAGTGGCTAATATGGAAAATGTGCAACAGTATGCTGTTAGTTATACATTTACACCACTTAATTTTAATGGGGAAGTCACTTTCATAACAGAAGCTGATGGCGAGGTTTATAATTATAACGTAGAACGTTATCGAAGTTTAACAAATCAACATTTACAAGTGACGGACTTACAAGCAGAAAAAGATATAGTTTCTCTTGAAGCTAAAACCACACACTCTGATATTACCGTTTCTCAACAAGCAAAACTACGGAAAGATCAACATTCATTAACTGATGTAACTACTGAACAAAAAGATAATAAAATTATTCAAAAAGTAGAGATAAATGTACAAGAGCAGACACCCTATACTTTCGAAAAAACGGTCTTTGTTCGTCAGTCTAAACCAGGAAAGCCCTTAGCAAAAGCAGACTTGCAAACATTAGACTTTCCAACTTTTGATGAATGTTTACAACAATCTAGCCATCAGTGGTCCAAGTTATGGCAGAAAGCAGGCATAAGCATCACCGGAGATATCATGTCTCAAAAATTGTTGAACCTGCATACCTATCATCTGTTAGTCTCAGCTTCACCTAAAGGAAATCAAGGGTTAGACGCTTCTATAGCTGCTCGAGGGCTTCATGGGGAAGCTTATCGTGGTCATATTTTTTGGGACGAATTATTTATTTTCCCATTTTATATTCTTCACTTTCCTGAAACAGTAAAGCCGTTATTGCTATATCGCTATAATCGTTTAGAAATGGCTAAAAAAGAAGCAAAAGGGACCGGTTACCAAGGCGCAATGTTTCCTTGGCAATCTAGTTTAGATGGGTCTGAACAGTCACAAGAATTGCATTTAAATCCAATAAGCCAAACATGGAAAAAAGATAATAGTCGCCTGCAACGCCATATCTCCTTAGCAATTGCTTATAATATATGGTTATATTGGCATACCACACAAGATAACTCATTTATGAAAAATTATGGCTTAGAAATGCTTTTAGAAATCGCTCATTTCTGGGAAAGTGCAGCCGTATATAACTCTACAAGGCAGCGCTATGAAATTAACCATGTAATGGGGCCTGACGAATTTCATGAAAGCTACCCTGAAGCTAATGAAAGTGGTTTGAAAAATAATGCTTATACAAATATGATGGTCGTATGGTTGTTCGAAGAGATTGAAAATATAAGAAACGAATTTTCAGAAGCAGATTTTTCTAGCGTACAAGAAAAAACTAACGTCGACAATCAAATTCTTAACAAAATAGAAGAAATTAAACACCAATTAGCTTTAGAAATTAATGAAGAAGGCATTATCGCCCAATTCGAAGGTTATTTTGATTTGAAAGACTTGGATTGGCAGTACTATAAAGAAAAATATGGCAATATCTACCGAATGGACCGTATCCTTAATGCAGAAGGAAAATCGGCAGATGATTATAAGGTAGCTAAACAAGCAGACAGTTTAATGATGTTTTATAATTTTTCTAAAGACCAAGTATCAAATATCTTAGAAAGCTTAAATTATCAATTACCTGAGGATTATGTACAAAAAAATCTTAACTATTATCTAGCAAGAACATCCCATGGTTCAACTTTATCTCGTGTCGTTCATGCACAATTAGCTGCAATGGTCGGTGATCAAGATCTGTCATGGAATCTTTATCAAGAAGCTTTGTATTCTGACTATCGTGATATTCAAGGTGGAACCACTGCCGAAGGGATACACGCAGGAGTCATGGCAGCAACACTCTATATCCCATTAACTACTTTCGCTGGCTTAGATATTCGTAACGACATCATCAATTTTGTGCCTAATTTGCCACAAGCTTGGAAAAATATTCAATTTGCTGTAACCATTCGAGGAATTGATTTCCTTGTTTCTGTTTCACATGAAACAATCACAATTACTGCCACACAAAACACTTGTATCAAAGTTAATCATAAAGAAATACAGCTGAACGCAGATGAAGCAACACCAATTACTTATAAGGAGGCATCTCAATGAAGAAAGGATTTGTATTTGATTTAGACGGCGTAATCACTGATACTGCCAATTTACACTATATTGCTTGGAAAGATTTAGCTGCCATGCTAGATATTGAAATTGATCTGGTCTTTAATGAAAAACTTAAAGGAATTAGCCGAATGGATTCTTTAGAAAAAATTTTAGCTCATGGTGGAAAAGAAAATGATTTTTCTTTAGCTCAAAAAGAAACTCTTGCAGAAGAGAAAAATAAACATTATGTAGAATTATTACAAGACCTAACACCAAAAGATTTACTAACAGGAGTTAAAGAGTTTTTAGATTCTGCTAGAAGTAATCAAGTCCCTTGTGTAGTGGCTTCAGCTTCTAAAAACGCTCCATTTATTTTACAAAAACTAGAAGTCTACGATATGTTTGACGCAATAGTGGATCCATCCACCTTATCAAAAGGTAAACCCGACCCAGAAATTTTTATCCGAGCTGCTGAAGCTATTCATGTCTCTCCTGAAGAAGCAGTAGGATTTGAGGATGCCAAAGCCGGTATCGAAGGTATAAAAGCTTGTGGTATGTTTGCTGTCGGAGTCGAAACTACAGAGCCCTTAGAACAAGCTGACTTGCGCGTAAAACACTTAAATGAACTTTCAGTAGCTGATTTATTACAAAAATAGTAAATTGCTTTTCCTTTTTACGATGTCTATAATAAAAAATGAAAAGGAGGCAACTGTTCGATGAATAAATTCAAAGAAATATTTCAAGACTTGGAACAAAAAATCCTGTCTGAAGAGTACCCGCCCGATTCTTTGCTTCCCAGTGAGAATCAGCTGATCAAAGTTTATGACGTATCAAGAGAAACCGTTCGTAAAGCCTTAAATCTATTACGGGATGCTGGTTATATCCAAAAAAAACAAGGAAAGGGTTCCATCGTATTAAATATTAATCGTTTAAATTTTCCTATTTCTGGTTTAACCAGCTTTAAAGAGTTACAAACCACTGAACATATTTCTAGCGAAACAAAAGTAGTTGAACTGCGCAAGATTGCTGTTTCTGTAAAACTACATGAACTTACCGGTTGGCCAGTAGCCAAAGAAGCTTGGAAACTAGTTCGTCAACGTAAAATAAATGGCGAAGTGATTATTTTAGACAAGGATTATCTTCTTGCTGATATTGTTCCTTCTCTGCCTAAAGATAAAGCGCAGGATTCTATCTATGATTACTTTGAAAATGAGCTAGGTTTAGAAATTGCCTATGCTCAAAAGGAAATATCTGCTGCTCCTGTTAATAAAGAATTACGTAATTTAATGGACTTACATTTAGAAGATCATCATGTTGTTACTGTCAAAAGCTTAGTCTACTTAGAAGATACCCGTTGCTTTGAATACACGGAATCAATTCATCGCT
This region of Tetragenococcus osmophilus genomic DNA includes:
- a CDS encoding glycoside hydrolase family 65 protein, with amino-acid sequence MSYIHITIGEHWTINWPENSTETLSDTIDGRALYLKETINNNPTIEGGTIDQEIIFEQDGQTFELAQYLTEETNRPFVCGQPEEFETKAAQIPWNVVYYGYTPGKNEYAKETLLTLGNGFLGLRGTTPEMEISDANYPALYLAGLYNKVGSQVADKTIYNEDFVNAPNLQKMYLIIDGKRIDIEHDQVLYMKRQLNLKTGLFTAWTTLSLSDGKEIAIQTKKVANMENVQQYAVSYTFTPLNFNGEVTFITEADGEVYNYNVERYRSLTNQHLQVTDLQAEKDIVSLEAKTTHSDITVSQQAKLRKDQHSLTDVTTEQKDNKIIQKVEINVQEQTPYTFEKTVFVRQSKPGKPLAKADLQTLDFPTFDECLQQSSHQWSKLWQKAGISITGDIMSQKLLNLHTYHLLVSASPKGNQGLDASIAARGLHGEAYRGHIFWDELFIFPFYILHFPETVKPLLLYRYNRLEMAKKEAKGTGYQGAMFPWQSSLDGSEQSQELHLNPISQTWKKDNSRLQRHISLAIAYNIWLYWHTTQDNSFMKNYGLEMLLEIAHFWESAAVYNSTRQRYEINHVMGPDEFHESYPEANESGLKNNAYTNMMVVWLFEEIENIRNEFSEADFSSVQEKTNVDNQILNKIEEIKHQLALEINEEGIIAQFEGYFDLKDLDWQYYKEKYGNIYRMDRILNAEGKSADDYKVAKQADSLMMFYNFSKDQVSNILESLNYQLPEDYVQKNLNYYLARTSHGSTLSRVVHAQLAAMVGDQDLSWNLYQEALYSDYRDIQGGTTAEGIHAGVMAATLYIPLTTFAGLDIRNDIINFVPNLPQAWKNIQFAVTIRGIDFLVSVSHETITITATQNTCIKVNHKEIQLNADEATPITYKEASQ
- the pgmB gene encoding beta-phosphoglucomutase, with the protein product MKKGFVFDLDGVITDTANLHYIAWKDLAAMLDIEIDLVFNEKLKGISRMDSLEKILAHGGKENDFSLAQKETLAEEKNKHYVELLQDLTPKDLLTGVKEFLDSARSNQVPCVVASASKNAPFILQKLEVYDMFDAIVDPSTLSKGKPDPEIFIRAAEAIHVSPEEAVGFEDAKAGIEGIKACGMFAVGVETTEPLEQADLRVKHLNELSVADLLQK
- the treR gene encoding trehalose operon repressor, with protein sequence MNKFKEIFQDLEQKILSEEYPPDSLLPSENQLIKVYDVSRETVRKALNLLRDAGYIQKKQGKGSIVLNINRLNFPISGLTSFKELQTTEHISSETKVVELRKIAVSVKLHELTGWPVAKEAWKLVRQRKINGEVIILDKDYLLADIVPSLPKDKAQDSIYDYFENELGLEIAYAQKEISAAPVNKELRNLMDLHLEDHHVVTVKSLVYLEDTRCFEYTESIHRLDKFRFVDFARRRKA